The Mesorhizobium opportunistum WSM2075 DNA window TCGATCGGCGTTGGGCCAAAGGTGAGCGGATAGCGTGGGAACTTTTTCAGCATGTTTTCTCCAGCAGAGGTAATCAAGCTGAACTACCTTCAGTCTAGGCCATGGGCGTTCTTGCTGAGCCAGCTATGTTCTGGAACGTTGTAGAAGTGACTCAACATCATCGCCGCGTCTCCGTTCGATCGACCCGTGCCGGCGTGCTGCGACGCCTCCTATGTGCGTGGCGAACCTCTGGCCAGTTCAAGCCCACCTGTATGCTTGTCCTATCAATTCGATGTCCCTTGTTGGGCGTGAACGTGAGTTCCGCTCTGTCACTACGCCTCAACACAGCGTCAACACATAGCCCAGTCAGAACGAGCTGAGATCCATCTGAACATTCATTCATCAACTCGTCATCTCATGGCGGCTCGTTCCAACTGCGTTGGCTTACCCTTACCTGTGCTCGACAAGCACACTGGACCGCCAGAGCAGAAAGAGCACGCTGCCGAAATAAACCATCTGGAGCAGTAGCGAACAGGCCAGCGTAGCGACGACGGCTAGACGGATCGCGTGCTAAGCGGAGAGAACGGACACAGCGTTGCCGCTCCAAACCACTGCCGCGAGTCGACTAAAGATGATGAGGTCCAAAGCCGTTCTCCTATCCCGTCATTGATGCTGCTCATGCTGCAATCTGGTCGGCCGCGACATGCGTCTGGCAGTTCTTTGGGCAGACACGGCCACAGGCTCCGCAGCCAATGCAGCGGCCGGCATGGTCCACCACCATGACCATA harbors:
- a CDS encoding exopolysaccharide production repressor protein, which encodes MRLAVVATLACSLLLQMVYFGSVLFLLWRSSVLVEHR